In one Streptomyces marincola genomic region, the following are encoded:
- a CDS encoding winged helix-turn-helix transcriptional regulator, with translation MRTYADACGITRALDTVGERWALPIVRELLFGPRRWSDLAAALPGVSTNMLGARLDGLAAAGVLAKRRLAAPAAVTVYELTPWGAALEPVLIALGRWAAHTPVGPEHTALSPSSFALSLRTTFRPEAAGGVAAGCRLVMGEDVFDARVRDGAFAIARATGAGNPPGPRAEAPPGVLADLAYRDLTVGRAVERRLLALDGSAAELEAFLTCFALPAPPPSPDVPA, from the coding sequence GTGAGGACGTACGCCGACGCCTGCGGCATCACGCGCGCGCTCGACACGGTCGGGGAGCGCTGGGCGCTGCCGATCGTGCGGGAGTTGCTGTTCGGCCCGCGCCGCTGGTCCGACCTGGCAGCCGCGCTGCCCGGCGTGAGCACGAACATGCTGGGGGCGCGGCTGGACGGACTGGCGGCGGCCGGAGTGCTCGCCAAACGCCGCCTCGCGGCCCCAGCCGCCGTGACCGTGTACGAACTGACCCCGTGGGGCGCCGCGTTGGAGCCGGTGCTGATCGCGCTCGGCCGCTGGGCCGCGCACACCCCCGTGGGGCCTGAGCACACGGCGCTCAGCCCGTCGTCGTTCGCGCTCTCGCTCAGGACCACCTTCCGCCCCGAGGCGGCCGGCGGCGTGGCCGCCGGGTGCCGGCTGGTCATGGGCGAGGACGTGTTCGACGCACGCGTGCGCGACGGCGCCTTCGCCATCGCCCGCGCCACCGGCGCGGGCAACCCCCCGGGCCCGCGCGCCGAAGCGCCCCCGGGCGTGCTGGCCGACCTGGCCTACCGCGACCTGACGGTCGGCCGCGCCGTGGAACGGCGGCTGCTCGCGCTCGACGGGTCCGCCGCCGAGCTTGAGGCGTTCCTCACCTGTTTCGCCCTGCCCGCCCCTCCTCCCTCCCCGGACGTGCCCGCATGA
- a CDS encoding wax ester/triacylglycerol synthase domain-containing protein, giving the protein MSGTVAQEPLDRFFLDLGRRDGDLDWQLGALLTFPGTPPAPAEVAAHLAGRVADAPELTYRPAGAGRHAHWAADPDFDAARHVQVLDLPAGEGPLADRMLTALLDRPAAAGRPLWDVWLIRDERAFGLCYRAHHGFQDGLAAARTVEWFFGTRQRRPMAGPEGPPPAVPLGRRVAALRHVLPLPRRPARWSALAAPLSGRRAARTAEVGLPRLYAIGRATGSGVTQVCLAAVAAMLRDGHPADFAAPADGLSAILGLVGRRPAETFPRLGNRAAGAQVPLPCGEPSAARRLELLAAHTAFDRLAERARHGGALLGLPYRLARRGLVRALDPRFAPLAVSDVRTRGPLAFRGTAADAVHPLPVGSARARLFVAWTAYRGRLHVTFLGDAALPGLADLPARWHRALDALARAAR; this is encoded by the coding sequence GTGAGCGGCACGGTCGCGCAGGAGCCGCTCGACCGGTTCTTCCTCGATCTGGGCCGCCGGGACGGCGACCTGGACTGGCAGCTCGGCGCGCTGCTGACGTTCCCCGGCACGCCGCCCGCCCCCGCCGAGGTCGCCGCGCACCTGGCCGGGCGCGTGGCCGACGCGCCCGAGCTGACCTACCGCCCGGCGGGCGCGGGGCGGCACGCGCACTGGGCGGCCGACCCGGACTTCGACGCCGCGCGGCACGTGCAGGTCCTGGACCTGCCGGCCGGCGAGGGGCCGCTCGCCGACCGGATGCTGACGGCGCTGCTCGACCGGCCGGCGGCGGCGGGCCGGCCGCTGTGGGACGTGTGGCTGATCCGGGACGAGCGGGCGTTCGGCCTGTGCTACCGGGCGCACCACGGCTTCCAGGACGGCCTGGCCGCGGCGCGCACCGTCGAGTGGTTCTTCGGCACCCGGCAGCGCCGGCCCATGGCCGGCCCCGAGGGCCCGCCGCCCGCGGTGCCGCTGGGCCGCCGGGTCGCCGCGCTGCGGCACGTCCTGCCGCTGCCGCGGCGCCCGGCCCGCTGGTCGGCGCTCGCGGCGCCGCTCTCGGGCCGCAGGGCCGCGCGCACCGCCGAGGTCGGGCTGCCGCGCCTGTACGCGATCGGCCGGGCCACCGGGTCGGGCGTCACGCAGGTGTGCCTGGCCGCGGTGGCCGCGATGCTGCGCGACGGCCACCCGGCGGACTTCGCCGCGCCGGCCGACGGGCTGTCCGCGATCCTCGGCCTCGTCGGGCGCCGGCCGGCCGAGACGTTCCCCCGCCTGGGCAACCGCGCCGCGGGCGCGCAGGTCCCGCTGCCGTGCGGCGAGCCCTCCGCCGCACGCCGGCTCGAACTGCTCGCCGCCCACACGGCGTTCGACCGGCTGGCGGAACGGGCGCGGCACGGCGGCGCCCTGCTCGGGCTGCCCTACCGGCTGGCGCGCCGGGGCCTGGTGCGCGCCCTCGACCCGCGCTTCGCGCCGCTCGCCGTCTCGGACGTGCGGACCCGCGGACCGCTGGCGTTCCGCGGCACCGCGGCCGACGCCGTGCACCCGCTGCCGGTCGGCTCGGCCCGCGCGCGCCTCTTCGTGGCGTGGACGGCGTACCGGGGGCGGCTGCACGTGACGTTCCTCGGCGACGCCGCGCTGCCGGGGCTCGCCGACCTGCCGGCCCGCTGGCACCGCGCGCTCGACGCGCTCGCCCGCGCCGCGCGCTGA
- a CDS encoding glutathione-independent formaldehyde dehydrogenase: MRAVVYQEPYSVAVQDVSDPRIEDPTDVVVRVTTTAICGSDLHMYEGRTAAEPGIVFGHENMGVVEEAGPGVASVRPGDRVVMPFNVACGFCKNCQAGNTGFCLTVNDGFAGGAYGYVSMGPYRGGQAEYLRVPFADYNCLQLPKGEEHEDDFALLADIFPTGYHATELAGVSPGETVCVFGAGPVGLMAAYSAFLRGASRVFVVDRQPDRLALAERIGAVPVDYTAADAAEQIKDLTNGEGTDKGIDAVGYQATVREGEEQPALVLNTLVEAVRPTGTLGVVGLYVPGDPGGPSEAARRGELLFKMGRFFEKGQRMGTGQANVKAYNRHLRDLIIAGRAAPGFVVSHRLPLEDAPEAYDRFDKRTDGWTKVLLKPAMTKAA; encoded by the coding sequence ATGCGGGCCGTCGTTTACCAGGAGCCCTACTCGGTGGCGGTGCAGGACGTGTCCGATCCGCGCATCGAGGACCCGACCGACGTCGTCGTACGCGTCACGACCACCGCCATCTGCGGCTCCGACCTGCACATGTACGAGGGCAGGACGGCGGCGGAACCCGGCATCGTCTTCGGCCACGAGAACATGGGCGTCGTCGAGGAGGCGGGCCCAGGCGTCGCAAGCGTGCGGCCGGGCGACCGGGTCGTCATGCCGTTCAACGTCGCCTGCGGCTTCTGCAAGAACTGCCAGGCGGGCAACACCGGCTTCTGCCTCACCGTCAACGACGGCTTCGCGGGCGGCGCCTACGGCTACGTCTCGATGGGCCCCTACCGCGGCGGCCAGGCCGAGTACCTGCGGGTGCCGTTCGCCGACTACAACTGCCTGCAACTGCCCAAGGGCGAGGAGCACGAGGACGACTTCGCGCTGCTCGCCGACATCTTCCCGACCGGCTACCACGCCACCGAACTCGCCGGGGTCTCCCCGGGCGAGACCGTGTGCGTCTTCGGCGCGGGTCCGGTCGGGCTGATGGCGGCCTACTCGGCGTTCCTGCGCGGCGCCTCGCGGGTCTTCGTCGTCGACCGGCAGCCCGACCGGCTCGCCCTGGCCGAACGCATCGGCGCCGTGCCCGTCGACTACACCGCGGCCGACGCGGCCGAGCAGATCAAGGACCTGACGAACGGCGAGGGCACCGACAAGGGCATCGACGCCGTCGGCTACCAGGCCACCGTCCGCGAGGGCGAGGAGCAGCCCGCGCTCGTCCTCAACACCCTGGTCGAGGCGGTCCGCCCCACCGGCACCCTCGGCGTCGTCGGCCTGTACGTGCCGGGCGACCCCGGCGGCCCGAGCGAGGCGGCCCGGCGGGGTGAACTGCTGTTCAAGATGGGCCGGTTCTTCGAGAAGGGCCAGCGCATGGGCACCGGGCAGGCCAACGTCAAGGCGTACAACCGGCACCTGCGCGACCTGATCATCGCGGGCCGCGCCGCCCCCGGCTTCGTCGTCTCCCACCGGCTGCCGCTTGAGGACGCGCCGGAGGCGTACGACCGCTTCGACAAGCGCACCGACGGCTGGACCAAGGTCCTGCTCAAACCCGCGATGACCAAGGCCGCCTGA
- a CDS encoding oxygenase MpaB family protein, which translates to MPYDDASMDALRRSGDELADATVATLFERGEVGTFNSLMRFVSTAGAPLPEGLPDVARDYLERTSAPPSWVDWDEMERARLFFIDNNVHISTALAFASMPACYLLPHGARLLSTTHGLDYPSRRMAETGQFTVHLMAPDAFEAGSRFLPAVQKVRLLHASIRHHLVREGRWDVGSQGVPICQEDMIGAQMLFSLLVLDSLHRLGVHMSTEGARAYFYAWRVVGAMLGVDQDAAPTDLESARGFLDRYLLRHMGPSEEGARLTRQLIDLYEEVVPGTFFDPIVAALIRHLIGDTCADWLRVPRAAWDTVIGLLPRLLGVLETLEDRSPLGAWALDRLGHLTTIFELSSLTRGRVMHYAIPEHLRKDFGVSSTVPPGRRWTPPPTTVF; encoded by the coding sequence ATGCCCTACGACGACGCGTCGATGGACGCGCTGCGCCGGTCCGGCGACGAGCTCGCGGACGCCACCGTGGCCACACTGTTCGAACGAGGGGAGGTCGGCACGTTCAACTCCCTGATGCGCTTCGTCTCGACCGCGGGCGCGCCCCTGCCCGAGGGGCTGCCCGACGTCGCACGGGACTACCTGGAGCGGACGAGCGCGCCGCCGTCCTGGGTGGACTGGGACGAGATGGAACGGGCGCGGCTGTTCTTCATCGACAACAACGTGCACATCTCCACCGCCCTCGCGTTCGCCTCCATGCCCGCGTGCTACCTCCTCCCGCACGGCGCGCGCCTGCTGTCGACGACCCACGGCCTCGACTACCCGTCCCGGCGGATGGCGGAGACCGGCCAGTTCACCGTGCACCTGATGGCACCGGACGCGTTCGAGGCGGGCAGCCGGTTCCTCCCGGCCGTGCAGAAGGTCAGGCTGCTGCACGCCTCGATCCGCCACCACCTGGTGCGGGAGGGGCGCTGGGACGTCGGTTCGCAGGGCGTGCCGATCTGCCAGGAGGACATGATCGGCGCGCAGATGCTCTTCTCGCTGCTGGTGCTCGACAGCCTGCACCGGCTGGGCGTGCACATGAGCACCGAGGGCGCGCGGGCGTACTTCTACGCCTGGCGCGTGGTCGGCGCGATGCTGGGCGTGGACCAGGATGCCGCACCGACGGACCTCGAATCCGCCCGCGGCTTCCTGGACCGCTACCTGCTGCGCCACATGGGCCCGAGCGAGGAAGGGGCCCGGCTGACGCGGCAGTTGATCGACCTGTACGAGGAGGTGGTGCCCGGCACGTTCTTCGACCCGATCGTCGCCGCGCTCATCCGCCACCTGATCGGGGACACGTGCGCCGACTGGCTGCGGGTGCCGCGCGCCGCGTGGGACACGGTCATCGGGCTGCTGCCCCGGCTGCTCGGCGTCCTGGAGACGCTCGAGGACCGGTCACCCCTCGGCGCCTGGGCGCTCGACCGCCTCGGTCACCTGACGACCATCTTCGAACTCTCCTCGCTCACCCGCGGCCGCGTCATGCACTACGCGATCCCCGAGCATCTGCGGAAGGACTTCGGTGTGTCGTCGACGGTGCCCCCGGGACGCCGCTGGACGCCCCCGCCCACGACGGTGTTCTGA
- a CDS encoding beta-ketoacyl-[acyl-carrier-protein] synthase family protein, which translates to MSAPDAVCVTGVGMVTPAGDGREATWRRVRAGLPTAVLENEGQPPRLVCRVPSFGPERLGGLAARRPDRCVQLALLAARDAVADAGLDPARWDGARVAVVTGAGCCGAQTFEAQHRLLSEAGQYGMSAFSVPGSLGSALAAQLTMELRATGPGCTVNTACASGATAICTALDLLALDRCDVAVAGGAEAPLTPFYLAGYDRMRALSRRFDDPAGALRPFDAGRDGFVLGEGAGMVVLERERDARARGARPRALVAGQGTASDAHHVVRPDPAGRGLAAAVRQALRAAGAAPGDVAHVNAHGAGTRLGDRVEADVLAAVLPHRPPVTSTKAVTGHLLGAAGAVEAALTVLSVERRTIPPTANLTAPAPGTRLDLVTESRSQRLPLALSVSTGFGGHNAALAFAEAS; encoded by the coding sequence GTGAGCGCGCCCGACGCCGTGTGCGTCACCGGCGTCGGCATGGTGACGCCCGCGGGCGACGGCAGGGAGGCCACCTGGCGGCGCGTCCGCGCGGGCCTGCCGACGGCCGTTCTGGAGAACGAGGGGCAGCCGCCCCGGCTCGTCTGCCGGGTGCCGTCGTTCGGCCCGGAACGGCTCGGCGGGCTCGCGGCCCGCAGGCCCGACCGGTGCGTGCAGCTCGCGCTGCTCGCCGCGCGGGACGCCGTCGCGGACGCCGGGCTCGACCCGGCGCGCTGGGACGGCGCGCGGGTGGCCGTGGTGACGGGCGCGGGCTGCTGCGGGGCCCAGACGTTCGAGGCGCAGCACCGGCTGCTGTCCGAGGCGGGCCAGTACGGCATGTCGGCGTTCTCCGTGCCGGGCTCGCTCGGCAGCGCGCTCGCGGCGCAGCTGACGATGGAGCTGCGCGCCACGGGCCCGGGCTGCACCGTCAACACCGCCTGCGCGTCCGGCGCGACGGCCATCTGCACCGCGCTGGACCTGCTGGCCCTCGACCGGTGCGACGTCGCGGTGGCGGGCGGGGCCGAGGCCCCGCTGACGCCGTTCTACCTCGCGGGCTACGACCGCATGCGGGCCCTCTCCCGCCGGTTCGACGACCCGGCGGGCGCGCTGCGGCCGTTCGACGCGGGCCGCGACGGGTTCGTCCTGGGCGAGGGCGCCGGCATGGTCGTGCTGGAGCGCGAGCGCGACGCGCGGGCGCGCGGCGCCCGCCCCCGCGCCCTGGTCGCCGGGCAGGGCACCGCGTCCGACGCCCACCACGTCGTCCGGCCCGACCCGGCGGGGCGCGGGCTCGCCGCGGCGGTCAGGCAGGCGCTGCGCGCGGCCGGGGCCGCGCCGGGCGACGTGGCGCACGTGAACGCGCACGGCGCCGGCACGCGGCTGGGCGACCGCGTGGAGGCCGACGTGCTCGCGGCCGTGCTGCCGCACCGGCCGCCGGTCACCTCGACCAAGGCCGTGACGGGCCACCTGCTGGGCGCGGCCGGCGCGGTCGAGGCCGCGCTGACGGTGCTCTCCGTCGAGCGGCGGACGATCCCGCCCACCGCGAACCTGACCGCTCCCGCGCCCGGCACCCGGCTCGACCTGGTCACCGAGAGCCGGTCGCAGCGCCTGCCGCTGGCCCTGTCGGTGTCCACCGGGTTCGGCGGGCACAACGCGGCGCTCGCGTTCGCCGAGGCGTCGTGA
- a CDS encoding alpha/beta fold hydrolase, with the protein MLLHTRTWGEGDRVALLIHGIMADHRTWRRVGPALADRGYRVIAVDLRGHGLSGRGTYAPADFADDLAETLPAGADLAIGHSLGGLALALAAERLRPARTVYADPSWRLFDGRRHDPVALITAGNATRADIVAAHPRWSAVDVDTEVATRRLWDSRTAFGIKDLAHTDFTPDAPLAPTLVQLPGDGGLVTPAHAAALRGRGFATRTVPGTGHTMHRDDFGAFMACLDDWLGGQEAVEDTEDTEDTEARAGELTG; encoded by the coding sequence ATGTTGCTGCACACACGCACCTGGGGCGAGGGCGACCGGGTGGCGCTCCTCATCCACGGCATCATGGCCGACCACCGCACCTGGCGGCGGGTCGGCCCGGCGCTCGCGGACCGCGGGTACCGCGTGATCGCGGTGGACCTGCGCGGACACGGCCTCAGCGGGCGCGGCACCTACGCGCCGGCCGACTTCGCCGACGACCTCGCCGAGACCCTGCCCGCCGGGGCCGACCTGGCGATCGGGCACTCGCTCGGCGGCCTGGCGCTGGCCCTGGCCGCCGAGCGGCTGCGCCCCGCCCGCACGGTGTACGCGGACCCGTCCTGGCGGCTGTTCGACGGGCGGCGCCACGACCCGGTGGCGCTCATCACCGCGGGGAACGCCACGCGCGCGGACATCGTCGCCGCGCACCCGCGCTGGTCCGCCGTCGACGTGGACACCGAGGTCGCGACGCGGCGGCTGTGGGACTCGCGCACCGCGTTCGGCATCAAGGACCTGGCGCACACGGACTTCACGCCGGACGCGCCGCTCGCGCCCACCCTCGTCCAACTACCGGGCGACGGCGGCCTCGTGACCCCGGCGCACGCCGCCGCACTGCGCGGGCGCGGCTTCGCCACGCGCACGGTGCCCGGCACCGGGCACACGATGCACCGGGACGACTTCGGCGCGTTCATGGCGTGCCTGGACGACTGGCTCGGCGGACAGGAGGCCGTCGAGGACACCGAGGACACCGAGGACACCGAGGCGCGCGCCGGCGAACTCACGGGCTGA
- a CDS encoding DUF427 domain-containing protein, giving the protein MTLTLSHGPLSAAPPPTVNYRVTGPAHRLFWHPFPRRVRALVGGETVLDTRGGHLLHETGLLPQLYVPTADVRSHLLRPSDRTTHCPFKGDAAYWSVHAGGRVVDNAVWAYPEPVEGAEWLRGYQALYWSAADAWFDEEEQVHGHLRDPYHRVDVRRSGSTVRVLLDGTPVAETSRPVLLSETGLPNRWYVPPEDVRLDLLTGSATRTACPYKGTAHYWSFTGGAAGGGVVDDVAWSYPEPLEEATRAAGFLCFDHERVTTEVDGRPLGPTRPAS; this is encoded by the coding sequence ATGACCCTGACCCTGTCCCACGGCCCGCTGTCCGCGGCCCCGCCGCCGACCGTCAACTACCGCGTGACAGGACCGGCCCACCGCCTGTTCTGGCACCCGTTCCCGCGCCGGGTGCGCGCGCTCGTCGGCGGCGAGACGGTCCTCGACACCCGCGGCGGCCACCTGCTGCACGAGACGGGGCTGCTGCCGCAGCTGTACGTGCCGACCGCCGACGTCAGGTCCCACCTGCTGCGGCCGAGCGACCGCACCACGCACTGCCCGTTCAAGGGGGACGCCGCCTACTGGTCCGTCCACGCGGGGGGCCGCGTCGTGGACAACGCCGTGTGGGCCTACCCGGAGCCCGTCGAGGGCGCGGAGTGGCTGCGCGGGTACCAGGCGCTGTACTGGAGCGCCGCCGACGCCTGGTTCGACGAGGAGGAGCAGGTGCACGGGCACCTGCGGGACCCCTACCACCGGGTCGACGTGCGGCGCAGCGGGAGCACGGTGCGGGTGCTGCTCGACGGCACGCCCGTCGCGGAGACCTCGCGCCCTGTGCTGCTGTCGGAGACCGGGCTGCCGAACCGCTGGTACGTGCCGCCGGAGGACGTGCGCCTCGACCTGCTGACGGGCAGCGCGACCCGCACCGCGTGCCCGTACAAGGGGACGGCGCACTACTGGTCCTTCACCGGCGGCGCGGCGGGCGGTGGCGTCGTGGACGACGTGGCCTGGTCCTACCCCGAGCCGCTCGAAGAGGCCACGCGCGCGGCCGGGTTCCTGTGCTTCGACCACGAACGCGTCACCACGGAGGTCGACGGCCGCCCGCTCGGGCCCACGCGCCCTGCCTCGTAG
- a CDS encoding polyprenyl synthetase family protein yields the protein MTDRHDAQAFKARIDDVLARFTALEADQLLAIDPELRPVADRVTAAVAEGKRLRAAFCYWGWRAAGQPDSDALVRAAASMELVHAAAVVHDDLIDDSARRHGRPTTHVALRAALHRRPRAAGAARALAMLVGDLLMSLAGQLFTTSGLPAAYLGRARPLWARLARDLIAGECLEVLRTGTMGDTAASLQVVRYKTAKYTVEQPLLIGGALAGAGERLSAGYSAFGLPLGEAFQLRDDLLGMFGDPARTGKDEGDDLRARRPTALLAETWRAADAAERGQLRALLGRRDLDASGVARVRELMDRLGAPAAVERMIADRVAEATGVLAGLNIPASAARALTGLAHAATARGH from the coding sequence ATGACTGACCGGCACGACGCCCAGGCGTTCAAGGCCCGCATCGACGACGTGCTGGCGCGGTTCACCGCCCTTGAGGCCGACCAGCTCCTGGCCATCGACCCCGAACTGCGGCCCGTCGCCGACCGGGTGACGGCCGCGGTCGCCGAGGGCAAACGGCTGCGGGCGGCGTTCTGCTACTGGGGCTGGCGCGCCGCCGGGCAGCCCGACAGCGACGCCCTCGTCCGGGCCGCGGCCTCGATGGAGCTGGTGCACGCCGCCGCGGTCGTCCACGACGACCTCATCGACGACAGCGCGCGCCGCCACGGCCGCCCCACGACGCACGTGGCCCTGCGGGCCGCGCTGCACCGCAGGCCGCGCGCCGCGGGCGCGGCCCGCGCGCTCGCCATGCTGGTCGGGGACCTGCTGATGTCGCTGGCCGGGCAGCTGTTCACGACCAGCGGCCTGCCCGCCGCCTACCTCGGCCGGGCCCGGCCCCTGTGGGCCCGGCTGGCCCGCGACCTGATCGCGGGGGAGTGCCTTGAGGTCCTGCGCACCGGAACGATGGGCGACACGGCCGCCTCGTTGCAGGTCGTCCGCTACAAGACCGCCAAGTACACCGTCGAGCAGCCCCTGTTGATCGGCGGCGCGCTCGCCGGGGCGGGGGAGCGGCTGAGCGCGGGCTACTCGGCGTTCGGCCTGCCGCTCGGGGAGGCGTTCCAGCTGCGCGACGACCTGCTCGGGATGTTCGGCGACCCGGCCCGCACCGGCAAGGACGAGGGGGACGACCTGCGCGCCCGGCGTCCCACCGCGCTGCTCGCCGAGACCTGGCGCGCGGCGGACGCCGCCGAGCGCGGGCAACTGCGCGCGCTGCTGGGCCGCCGCGACCTCGACGCGAGCGGCGTGGCGCGCGTCCGCGAGCTGATGGACCGGCTCGGCGCCCCGGCGGCCGTCGAACGCATGATCGCCGACCGGGTCGCGGAGGCCACCGGCGTGCTGGCCGGCCTGAACATCCCCGCGTCCGCCGCCCGGGCCCTGACCGGACTTGCGCACGCGGCGACCGCGCGTGGGCACTGA
- a CDS encoding PucR family transcriptional regulator, translating to MDAGPVPEGYLDGYGAILADISVTGRRLTRDEVDSRRALGERAAREGVGLRELVRGHLAATRSAFPGLPGVAGASGARQVRATAESVLAAAEQAVDALAEGYGRAQLLAVRRDEAARREFIDDLLHGRSDPGELSSRAARFGLHLAHSHLVAVACGPQPYDDTHPVTRWAADALDGRFGGRLVLLATKDGRLVCITPGNRPEIAEHFATTARASDGSPEQWRVALGRPHHGPGGIVQSYEEARAALELAARMRLDVPLVRAADLLVFAMLTRDRQAMADLVRSVLGPLAAARGGARPLVDTLDAYFEAGCVAAEAARRLSLSVRALTYRLARIHRLTGADPADALQRYTLQTAVIGARLLGWPEQEL from the coding sequence GTGGACGCGGGGCCGGTGCCCGAGGGCTATCTGGACGGTTACGGCGCGATACTCGCCGACATCTCCGTGACCGGCCGCAGACTGACGCGCGACGAGGTCGACAGCCGCCGCGCGCTGGGGGAACGGGCCGCGCGCGAGGGCGTCGGCCTGCGGGAACTCGTCCGCGGGCACCTCGCCGCCACCCGGTCCGCGTTCCCCGGGCTGCCGGGTGTCGCCGGGGCCTCGGGGGCGCGGCAGGTGCGGGCCACGGCCGAGAGCGTGCTGGCCGCGGCGGAGCAGGCGGTGGACGCGCTCGCCGAGGGCTACGGCAGGGCGCAGCTGCTCGCGGTGCGGCGCGACGAGGCGGCCAGGCGCGAGTTCATCGACGACCTGCTGCACGGGCGCAGCGATCCGGGCGAACTGTCCTCGCGCGCCGCGCGGTTCGGCCTGCACCTGGCGCACAGCCACCTGGTCGCGGTGGCCTGCGGCCCGCAGCCCTACGACGACACCCACCCGGTGACCCGGTGGGCGGCCGACGCGCTCGACGGCCGGTTCGGCGGGCGTCTTGTGCTGCTGGCGACGAAGGACGGAAGGCTGGTGTGCATCACCCCGGGCAACAGGCCGGAGATCGCCGAGCACTTCGCGACGACCGCGCGCGCCTCGGACGGGTCGCCCGAGCAGTGGCGGGTGGCGCTGGGCCGCCCGCACCACGGCCCCGGCGGCATCGTCCAGTCCTACGAGGAGGCGCGCGCCGCGCTCGAACTGGCCGCGCGCATGCGGCTGGACGTGCCCCTGGTGCGCGCGGCCGACCTGCTGGTGTTCGCGATGCTGACGCGGGACCGGCAGGCCATGGCGGACCTGGTGCGTTCCGTCCTCGGCCCGCTGGCCGCCGCGCGAGGCGGCGCCAGGCCGCTGGTCGACACGCTGGACGCGTACTTCGAGGCCGGCTGCGTGGCGGCCGAGGCGGCGCGCAGGCTGTCGTTGAGCGTGCGCGCCCTGACCTACCGGCTGGCGCGCATCCACCGGCTGACCGGCGCCGACCCGGCGGACGCGCTCCAGCGCTACACCTTGCAGACGGCCGTGATCGGCGCCCGGCTCCTGGGCTGGCCGGAACAGGAGCTGTGA
- a CDS encoding polyprenyl synthetase gives MAAPTGEQRGPEQDAVLLAAGLADLAVGLLGSAVGTARRFLRRSDARDLIADAVRDLRARGRLALDRQGGPEPAYLDVLARQVLARRDARETRTADAGTADAGTADARTADTRTADAGADD, from the coding sequence ATGGCGGCACCGACCGGAGAGCAGCGAGGCCCGGAGCAGGACGCGGTGCTGCTCGCCGCGGGACTCGCAGACCTGGCCGTCGGCCTCCTCGGCTCGGCCGTGGGGACGGCGCGCCGCTTCCTGCGCCGCTCCGACGCGCGGGACCTCATCGCGGACGCCGTGCGCGACCTCAGGGCCAGGGGCCGGCTGGCCCTCGACCGGCAGGGCGGCCCCGAGCCCGCGTACCTCGACGTGCTCGCCCGGCAGGTACTCGCGCGGCGCGACGCCCGGGAGACGCGCACGGCCGACGCGGGCACGGCCGACGCGGGCACGGCCGACGCGCGCACGGCCGACACGCGCACGGCCGACGCGGGCGCCGATGACTGA
- a CDS encoding dihydrofolate reductase family protein, which translates to MSKVAADISLSLDGFVTGPDAGPGRGLGTGGDAIHGWVDPPEPSPRDAALLDAGFAATGAVVMGRRTFDVIDGAGGWAGDTGYGYEQDQSKAPPNFVVTHAAPERPRHRSGFTFVTDGVAAAVEAARAAAGDREVVIMGGADVIGQALSLGLVDELRIHLSPVLMGEGTRLSDRVEGPLPLDQADVAPTPYATHLTYRVRR; encoded by the coding sequence ATGAGCAAGGTCGCAGCCGACATCTCCCTGTCCCTCGACGGCTTCGTCACCGGCCCCGACGCGGGACCCGGGCGCGGTCTCGGCACCGGGGGCGACGCCATCCACGGCTGGGTGGACCCGCCCGAGCCCTCGCCCCGGGACGCCGCCCTGCTCGACGCCGGCTTCGCGGCCACGGGCGCGGTGGTCATGGGGCGGCGCACGTTCGACGTGATCGACGGCGCGGGCGGCTGGGCGGGCGACACGGGCTACGGCTACGAGCAGGACCAGTCCAAGGCCCCGCCGAACTTCGTCGTCACCCACGCCGCGCCGGAACGCCCCCGCCACCGCAGCGGGTTCACGTTCGTCACGGACGGCGTCGCCGCAGCGGTCGAGGCCGCCCGCGCGGCGGCCGGGGACCGCGAGGTGGTCATCATGGGCGGCGCCGACGTCATCGGGCAGGCCCTGAGCCTCGGACTCGTGGACGAGCTGCGCATCCACCTCTCGCCGGTCCTCATGGGCGAGGGCACCCGGCTCTCCGACCGCGTCGAGGGCCCGCTGCCGCTCGACCAGGCGGACGTCGCCCCCACCCCGTACGCCACGCACCTCACCTACCGCGTGCGGCGGTGA